The proteins below are encoded in one region of Thermodesulfobacteriota bacterium:
- the rd gene encoding rubredoxin, protein MDKYVCSVCGYIYNPAQGDPDNSVKPGTRFEDLPDDWSCPVCGASKDQFEKE, encoded by the coding sequence ATGGATAAGTATGTATGCTCAGTCTGTGGTTATATTTACAACCCTGCCCAGGGGGACCCGGATAATAGTGTAAAGCCTGGCACCAGATTCGAAGACCTGCCCGATGACTGGTCATGTCCTGTTTGCGGGGCATCGAAGGACCAGTTTGAAAAGGAATAG
- a CDS encoding C39 family peptidase, whose product MKRNRWVKDDTPLNRYLRVFILMVPLLFSCATTRNLPEPVTAYIIENVPIFPQEKYQCGPASLAGVLSYWGVKVSPEIIATEIYSKSAKGTLNLDMVLYVQKRGLDVVQASSSFKSLKENIDLGYPVIVLVDYGFWVYQQNHFMVIVGYNENGVIANSGRNRYKFIREEDFLKSWEKTDCWTLLIKPSQVP is encoded by the coding sequence TTGAAAAGGAATAGATGGGTAAAGGATGATACTCCATTGAATAGATATCTGCGTGTATTTATCTTGATGGTTCCTTTGCTTTTTTCATGTGCAACGACCAGGAATCTTCCAGAACCTGTTACCGCTTACATTATAGAAAATGTTCCAATTTTCCCCCAAGAAAAATACCAGTGTGGTCCTGCCTCCCTGGCGGGGGTCTTGAGCTATTGGGGTGTAAAGGTTTCCCCTGAAATAATCGCTACAGAGATATACAGTAAGTCCGCAAAAGGGACACTCAACCTCGATATGGTATTATATGTCCAGAAAAGGGGCTTGGATGTTGTCCAGGCTAGTAGCAGTTTCAAATCTCTTAAAGAGAATATTGATCTGGGGTATCCAGTCATTGTCTTGGTAGATTACGGATTTTGGGTTTACCAACAGAACCATTTTATGGTAATAGTAGGCTATAACGAAAATGGTGTGATCGCCAATTCAGGAAGGAACCGGTATAAGTTTATCCGTGAAGAAGATTTTCTGAAATCATGGGAGAAAACAGATTGTTGGACATTACTAATAAAACCAAGTCAAGTACCATAG
- a CDS encoding tetratricopeptide repeat protein — protein MLDITNKTKSSTIGHRNYVFISLLFAICCFGVFANCSLPRIIVLKDPLVPEEHLTLGVAYEKRGEVDPAIKEYKLASKKLPMAYLYLGNVYFQKGEFGEAEKNYREAIRKDPQNADVHNNLAWLYYTKRENLDEAESLALKALELNPSKGNIYRDTLEKIEELKKSNR, from the coding sequence TTGTTGGACATTACTAATAAAACCAAGTCAAGTACCATAGGGCACAGAAATTATGTATTTATCTCCCTGTTATTTGCTATCTGCTGTTTTGGGGTTTTTGCCAATTGTAGCCTGCCGAGGATTATCGTTCTTAAAGACCCGCTTGTGCCGGAGGAGCACCTAACTCTCGGAGTTGCCTATGAGAAAAGAGGCGAAGTTGATCCCGCGATAAAGGAATACAAGCTGGCATCAAAAAAACTGCCTATGGCATATCTTTATCTCGGGAATGTCTATTTTCAGAAGGGAGAATTTGGTGAGGCAGAAAAAAATTACAGAGAGGCGATCAGAAAAGACCCCCAAAACGCCGATGTCCATAACAATCTTGCATGGCTTTATTACACAAAGAGGGAAAACCTCGATGAGGCAGAAAGTCTTGCTCTGAAAGCACTGGAACTCAATCCTTCGAAAGGGAATATTTACAGGGATACGCTGGAAAAGATAGAGGAATTAAAAAAGTCTAACAGATGA
- a CDS encoding PA2779 family protein: protein MRTPFMKQVTWYLVVAMFIIGIVPRVEAGFAPSEAVALTKIDRAADLEKVQKVLETKIIKKRLEKLGFTQDEISNRFSQLSDSQIHQLALKLDDLKVGGDGLGVVIAILVIAILVVILLHLTGHKVIVK, encoded by the coding sequence ATGAGAACGCCATTTATGAAGCAGGTAACGTGGTATCTTGTTGTTGCCATGTTTATTATCGGTATTGTCCCCAGGGTTGAGGCTGGTTTTGCTCCCTCAGAGGCAGTCGCCCTTACAAAGATTGACAGAGCTGCGGATCTGGAGAAGGTACAGAAGGTTTTGGAGACAAAGATAATTAAAAAAAGACTCGAAAAATTGGGCTTTACACAGGATGAAATTAGCAACAGATTCTCACAGCTCAGTGACTCTCAGATACATCAGCTTGCCCTTAAGCTTGATGATCTGAAGGTCGGTGGGGATGGTCTCGGTGTGGTGATTGCAATCCTTGTGATAGCTATACTGGTTGTCATATTATTGCACCTGACAGGACACAAGGTTATAGTGAAATAA
- a CDS encoding flavodoxin domain-containing protein produces MKPIEIIDGIYWVGTIDWNIRDFHGYSTYQGTTYNAYLIVDEKITLVDTVKREFADELLENINQIVDPKKIDCVISNHTEMDHSGGLPRVMHKIGEDKPLLCSKMGHKNLSHHFQEKWNYKPVEDGGEMKLGRKSLVFLETRMLHWPDSMFTYVKEDKLLFSSDAFGQHYAGLERFDDQMGEAIMPHALKYFANILLLYSPLILKLVDKVTEMGLSFNTICPDHGIIWRKDPGKIIRAYVEWSNQKPKKKAVVIYDTMWQSTEKMAEAIVAAIGEEGVDVKPMHLRSCHRSDIMTEIIDAGAVIVGSPTLNNGLFPTVSDFLTYMKGLRPKNKIGAAFCSYGWSGEAMNLINKELEAMKFEIIDPGLKIQYVPDKEGFHACYQLGRKIAQHLSGLED; encoded by the coding sequence ATGAAACCGATAGAGATAATTGATGGGATCTATTGGGTTGGTACCATTGACTGGAATATCAGGGACTTTCACGGATATTCTACATATCAGGGAACAACCTATAATGCCTATCTTATTGTTGATGAAAAGATTACACTTGTTGATACTGTAAAAAGGGAGTTCGCCGATGAATTGCTGGAAAACATCAACCAGATTGTCGACCCCAAAAAGATCGATTGTGTTATCAGCAATCACACAGAGATGGACCATTCAGGTGGTCTCCCAAGGGTGATGCACAAAATCGGGGAAGATAAGCCCCTGCTCTGCTCAAAGATGGGCCATAAAAATCTTTCCCATCATTTTCAGGAGAAATGGAATTATAAGCCAGTGGAAGACGGCGGGGAAATGAAACTAGGTAGAAAGAGTCTGGTTTTTTTAGAAACCAGGATGCTCCATTGGCCAGACAGTATGTTTACCTATGTCAAAGAGGATAAGCTCCTCTTTTCCAGTGATGCCTTCGGACAGCATTACGCAGGACTGGAAAGGTTTGATGATCAGATGGGCGAGGCTATCATGCCCCATGCCCTGAAGTATTTCGCCAACATCCTGTTGCTCTATTCCCCACTTATCCTCAAACTTGTTGACAAAGTGACAGAGATGGGATTGTCTTTTAATACAATCTGCCCTGATCACGGTATCATCTGGCGTAAAGACCCTGGCAAGATAATCAGGGCTTATGTGGAGTGGAGTAATCAGAAACCGAAGAAAAAGGCAGTGGTTATTTACGACACCATGTGGCAGAGTACAGAAAAGATGGCAGAGGCCATCGTAGCCGCTATTGGGGAGGAAGGAGTAGATGTCAAACCAATGCATTTGCGGTCATGTCACAGGAGTGACATAATGACCGAGATTATTGATGCAGGTGCAGTCATCGTCGGTTCCCCGACTCTGAATAACGGGCTCTTTCCAACAGTCAGTGATTTTCTGACCTATATGAAGGGGTTAAGACCGAAGAATAAGATTGGCGCTGCCTTTTGTTCCTATGGCTGGAGCGGTGAGGCCATGAATCTTATTAATAAAGAATTAGAGGCGATGAAATTCGAAATCATTGACCCAGGTTTGAAGATACAGTATGTGCCTGATAAAGAGGGGTTTCATGCCTGCTATCAGCTTGGCAGGAAGATAGCGCAGCACCTGTCCGGTCTGGAAGATTGA
- a CDS encoding rubredoxin-like domain-containing protein, which translates to MSKKWKCTVCGYIHEGEDPPDKCPVCGASKYQFILYEKLPDTLEKSLKGAFAGESKAHVRNLAFAKKAEQEGLPQIASLFRAVAEAERVHASEYLKYMEGIIGSTEDNLKAAFENEINANTQIYPPLIKDAMELDREDVAGSFSRSRDVEERHSKLYKDALSAMVTDQVVNYHVCQVCGYVFDGDLPEECPVCKATKENFKRVV; encoded by the coding sequence ATGAGCAAAAAATGGAAATGTACAGTCTGTGGTTATATTCATGAAGGCGAAGACCCTCCTGATAAATGCCCGGTGTGTGGGGCATCGAAGTACCAGTTTATCCTCTATGAGAAATTGCCGGATACCCTTGAAAAAAGCCTGAAAGGGGCATTTGCCGGAGAATCGAAGGCGCACGTGAGGAATCTTGCCTTTGCCAAAAAGGCAGAGCAGGAAGGATTACCCCAGATTGCCAGTCTTTTCAGGGCAGTAGCCGAGGCAGAAAGGGTCCACGCCTCCGAGTATCTGAAGTACATGGAGGGAATAATCGGCAGCACAGAAGATAACCTGAAGGCTGCCTTTGAGAACGAAATCAATGCTAATACCCAAATCTATCCTCCTCTAATCAAGGATGCTATGGAACTCGACAGGGAGGATGTTGCCGGAAGTTTTTCCCGTTCCAGGGATGTGGAAGAAAGACACAGCAAACTCTACAAGGATGCCTTATCTGCCATGGTAACGGATCAGGTGGTTAATTACCATGTATGTCAGGTCTGTGGATACGTCTTTGATGGAGATTTGCCAGAGGAGTGTCCTGTCTGCAAAGCAACAAAGGAAAATTTCAAGAGGGTTGTTTGA
- a CDS encoding ferritin family protein, with protein sequence MLFFSGGEIIEVAVQIERNGLAFYRSLASSTEHEDVKNLFNHLADEEEKHITKFQSLYKSFKDYKPTIRDEEEYYDYIRMLAEMNVFTKKEGIDEVLNKVKDKKDALDMAIGFEKESIIFFVEIKGLVREPQRDAVEELVHQEQEHLRKLLLFTRDNR encoded by the coding sequence ATGTTATTCTTTTCTGGAGGTGAGATAATCGAGGTGGCGGTGCAGATCGAAAGAAACGGGCTTGCCTTCTATCGATCTCTGGCAAGCTCTACGGAACATGAAGATGTTAAAAACCTATTTAACCATCTGGCTGATGAAGAAGAAAAACACATAACGAAATTTCAGTCTCTTTATAAATCCTTCAAGGACTACAAGCCTACTATCAGGGATGAGGAAGAATATTATGACTACATTCGTATGCTGGCAGAAATGAACGTGTTTACAAAAAAAGAGGGCATAGATGAGGTGTTAAATAAGGTAAAGGACAAGAAGGATGCCCTGGATATGGCTATAGGGTTCGAAAAGGAATCTATAATCTTCTTTGTGGAAATAAAGGGTCTGGTCAGAGAACCACAAAGGGATGCAGTTGAAGAACTTGTTCATCAGGAACAGGAACATTTGAGAAAGCTTCTCCTCTTTACCAGAGACAATAGGTAG
- the rbr gene encoding rubrerythrin gives MELKGSKTERNVLTAFAGESQARNRYTYFASQAKKEGYEQIMFIFEETANQEKEHAKRLFKLLKGGDVEIQAAFPAGIVGKTAENLKDAAAGENHEWTDMYPSFAKVARDEGFVDIASIFESIAVAEKQHEKRYLGLLGNIKAGTVFKKDNAVVWRCRNCGYLHEGTEAPDKCPACDHPQAYFELLAENW, from the coding sequence ATGGAATTAAAGGGAAGTAAAACAGAGCGAAATGTCCTGACTGCCTTCGCTGGCGAGTCGCAGGCACGCAATCGTTACACCTACTTTGCCAGCCAGGCAAAGAAGGAAGGGTATGAGCAGATAATGTTTATCTTCGAGGAGACCGCCAATCAGGAGAAGGAACATGCCAAACGGCTCTTCAAACTTCTCAAAGGAGGGGATGTGGAGATACAGGCTGCCTTTCCTGCCGGGATCGTAGGAAAAACAGCGGAAAACCTCAAGGATGCCGCAGCAGGGGAAAACCATGAATGGACAGACATGTACCCTTCATTTGCCAAAGTTGCAAGGGACGAGGGATTTGTGGATATAGCCAGTATATTCGAATCAATAGCCGTTGCTGAAAAGCAACACGAGAAACGCTATCTTGGACTCCTTGGCAACATCAAAGCAGGTACAGTCTTTAAGAAAGACAATGCCGTGGTTTGGCGCTGCCGTAATTGCGGTTATCTCCATGAGGGAACCGAGGCACCGGATAAATGTCCTGCCTGTGACCACCCTCAGGCCTACTTCGAGCTCCTGGCAGAGAACTGGTAG
- the tpx gene encoding thiol peroxidase, whose amino-acid sequence MKERKGIVTMRGNQLTLVGNEVRVGDKAPDFEVSDNELSPVRFSKFLGKVCIISSVPSLDTSVCDMETRRFNKEAGQLGSDVVVLTISMDLPFAQKRWCGAAGITRVQTLSDHRDASFGTLYGVLIKELRLLARAVFVVDRNGIIQYISLVKEIVEEPDYDAILAAVKKLT is encoded by the coding sequence ATGAAAGAGAGAAAGGGAATTGTAACAATGAGGGGAAACCAGCTGACGCTGGTAGGAAACGAAGTCAGGGTTGGAGATAAGGCGCCGGACTTCGAAGTGTCGGATAATGAGCTTTCTCCTGTCAGGTTTTCAAAATTCCTCGGCAAGGTATGCATTATCTCCTCAGTGCCATCTCTGGATACCTCAGTGTGCGATATGGAGACGAGGCGATTTAACAAGGAGGCCGGCCAACTTGGTTCTGATGTTGTTGTGCTTACGATAAGCATGGATCTGCCCTTTGCACAGAAGCGCTGGTGTGGTGCTGCCGGTATCACCCGAGTTCAGACACTTTCCGACCATCGAGATGCTTCCTTTGGCACTTTATACGGTGTTCTGATAAAGGAACTAAGGCTGTTGGCAAGAGCGGTTTTCGTGGTCGATCGCAACGGAATTATACAGTATATCTCTTTAGTCAAAGAGATCGTTGAAGAACCGGATTACGATGCGATACTGGCAGCAGTGAAAAAGTTAACCTAG
- a CDS encoding ferritin family protein has product MKIDELRDIIDFAIEKEQEAVDFYNLLSGRVKVKPITEELRKIAVVEESHRDRLKKMDVSSYFQKVVKPIQNLKIADYLVDKEPSPDMKWQDLLQIAMRRELASMHLYTDLAKLITDSPSRQLFENLAAEEGAHKLFFEKLWDEEVLTDN; this is encoded by the coding sequence ATGAAAATAGATGAACTTCGGGACATTATAGACTTTGCTATAGAAAAGGAGCAGGAGGCTGTTGACTTTTACAATCTCCTCTCGGGCAGAGTGAAAGTAAAGCCTATAACAGAGGAACTGCGTAAAATAGCGGTGGTAGAAGAGAGCCACAGGGACCGGCTCAAGAAGATGGATGTTTCCAGTTATTTCCAAAAAGTGGTGAAACCTATACAGAATCTCAAGATAGCAGATTACCTGGTGGATAAGGAGCCTTCGCCAGATATGAAATGGCAGGACCTCCTGCAGATAGCTATGCGTCGAGAATTAGCATCCATGCATCTTTACACGGATTTAGCAAAGCTCATCACGGATTCACCTTCAAGGCAACTCTTTGAAAATCTTGCTGCCGAAGAAGGAGCCCATAAACTCTTCTTTGAAAAGTTATGGGACGAGGAGGTTCTGACGGATAACTGA
- a CDS encoding desulfoferrodoxin: protein MTKRLEIYKCEICGNIVEMIHEGKGELVCCGQPMKLYVENTTDAAKEKHVPVVEKAQSGFKVKIGSVPHPMEEKHFIEWIEVIADGKAYRQFLKAGETPEAVFCIDAEKITAREYCNLHGLWKA, encoded by the coding sequence ATGACAAAGAGATTAGAGATTTACAAATGTGAAATCTGCGGGAACATCGTAGAGATGATCCACGAAGGCAAGGGAGAGCTGGTGTGCTGCGGGCAGCCCATGAAGCTTTATGTAGAGAACACAACCGATGCGGCCAAGGAAAAGCATGTCCCTGTGGTTGAAAAGGCACAGAGTGGCTTCAAGGTGAAAATCGGAAGCGTTCCCCATCCTATGGAGGAAAAACACTTCATCGAATGGATAGAAGTAATTGCAGACGGTAAGGCATATCGCCAATTCCTGAAGGCAGGGGAAACGCCCGAAGCTGTCTTTTGCATTGATGCAGAAAAGATAACGGCCCGGGAGTACTGCAATCTGCATGGCCTGTGGAAGGCATAA
- a CDS encoding flavin reductase family protein — protein MNSKIDKKAIWDLSYGMYIVSSGFNGKLNGQVANTVFQITAEPPRIAVCINKNNLTHDYISKSGLFAVSVLDESTPMTFIGLFGFRSGRDIDKLSQCAQMKIGESGSPVVMDYALSVIEAKVFDQIDAGTHTLFLADVVSAEVLREDRPLTYAYYQEVKKGKSPKNAPTYRSDIGGEN, from the coding sequence ATGAACAGCAAGATAGACAAAAAAGCCATTTGGGACCTCAGCTATGGAATGTATATTGTCTCGTCAGGGTTTAACGGCAAGCTGAATGGCCAGGTGGCAAACACAGTTTTTCAGATAACAGCAGAGCCACCCCGCATTGCGGTCTGTATCAATAAAAACAATCTCACTCATGACTACATCTCAAAGAGTGGTTTATTTGCAGTCTCCGTTCTTGACGAGTCCACTCCGATGACGTTCATCGGCTTATTTGGCTTCAGATCCGGCAGGGACATAGATAAACTCTCACAGTGTGCCCAAATGAAAATCGGGGAGAGTGGTTCCCCAGTTGTTATGGATTATGCCCTTTCAGTAATAGAGGCCAAGGTGTTTGACCAGATTGATGCAGGGACACATACATTGTTCCTTGCAGATGTGGTCAGTGCTGAAGTCCTCCGTGAAGACAGACCCCTTACATATGCTTATTACCAGGAAGTCAAAAAGGGTAAATCTCCAAAGAATGCACCAACTTACAGGTCTGATATCGGGGGGGAAAATTAA
- a CDS encoding DVU0298 family protein — translation MLKKSTGRATLKHRVLSLLKLPDFDKALDKLSKLPPRKVINTLIASLCTDDEEMKWKAVSAIGFIVSNVAANDMEAARTVMRRLMWNLNDESGGIGWGAPEAMGEIMACHEGLAEEFAHILISYIREDGNYIEYQPLQRGVVWGLARLAQVRPRILRDKDTARFLHTYLGSSDPTIRALAAWAIGLLGVGGSRSRLEALLTDDTEVQLYMDRKLVVRRVSEIDTEALASI, via the coding sequence ATGTTGAAAAAGAGCACAGGGAGAGCAACTCTAAAGCACAGGGTTTTGAGCCTGCTAAAATTACCGGATTTTGATAAGGCACTGGATAAATTATCGAAGTTACCACCTCGAAAGGTTATCAATACTCTTATCGCCTCCCTTTGCACCGATGATGAAGAGATGAAGTGGAAGGCTGTCAGTGCTATAGGCTTTATCGTCTCTAATGTCGCTGCAAATGATATGGAGGCGGCCCGTACAGTAATGCGCCGTCTGATGTGGAATCTAAACGACGAATCCGGAGGAATAGGGTGGGGAGCACCTGAGGCAATGGGCGAGATCATGGCATGCCACGAAGGTCTGGCAGAGGAATTCGCTCATATACTGATCTCTTACATTCGAGAAGATGGGAATTACATAGAGTATCAACCATTACAGCGTGGTGTAGTATGGGGGCTTGCAAGGCTTGCACAGGTAAGACCAAGGATATTGCGAGATAAAGATACTGCCCGTTTCCTTCACACCTACCTTGGCTCATCAGACCCCACGATAAGGGCACTGGCTGCATGGGCCATAGGGTTGCTTGGTGTCGGAGGAAGCCGCTCACGGCTCGAAGCTCTTTTAACTGATGACACAGAAGTTCAACTTTACATGGATCGCAAGCTGGTAGTTCGTCGTGTAAGCGAGATCGACACAGAGGCGCTGGCGAGCATTTGA
- a CDS encoding DUF3696 domain-containing protein, with product MMIKALTIENFKGIHEPVRVEFKPITFLFGPNSAGKSTIVQTLHYVREILERNNVDADRTAGADESFDLGGFRNLLHKHDLNLPMRFKFEIAYSPLADYSDFLAGEVDNAWIEFEIKWSNFLNAPLVFSSTVGLDDEHFGKIICDEAGKKARIVDINFKHHLLSTSEIELEDENVNFPNLLSAIMIAIKKDFIFSSNEIELFIDQQTALPRYINLNSELMDKEALAEESKDRLEPPELDEYLAPSTWETLNDFFHTYFGGLANVLRDELRKFRYIGPIRKTPPRFFTPLRTEEEARWTSGLAAWDVLNRADDEFIQKTNTWLSSENKLNSGYRIDIRKYKELDTASSLWLSLTSTELLFDDEEAIEQIKRLPEKKKLFLRDETNGIEVLPQDVGIGISQVLPVIVVALHSNSGIVAIEQPELHIHPAFQVALGDLFISQVKEQDVCFLLETHSEHLLLRMLRRIRETSEDGLPVDAPACSPDLLSIHFVEQTDQGMRITKLNLDKTGEFTTKWPRGFFGERTKELF from the coding sequence ATGATGATTAAAGCCCTTACCATCGAGAATTTCAAAGGCATACACGAGCCGGTGCGTGTGGAGTTTAAACCAATTACGTTCCTCTTCGGTCCTAACAGCGCCGGTAAGAGCACAATTGTCCAGACTTTGCATTATGTTCGTGAAATTCTTGAAAGGAATAATGTAGATGCAGACCGCACGGCAGGGGCTGATGAATCATTCGACTTAGGCGGATTTAGGAATCTGTTACATAAACATGACTTGAACCTACCCATGAGATTCAAGTTTGAGATTGCTTATTCTCCTTTGGCCGACTATTCAGATTTCTTGGCGGGGGAAGTCGATAATGCATGGATCGAGTTCGAGATCAAATGGAGCAACTTTCTGAATGCACCTCTCGTCTTTTCAAGTACTGTAGGGTTAGATGATGAGCATTTTGGCAAAATCATCTGCGACGAGGCTGGTAAAAAAGCCAGGATCGTTGATATAAATTTTAAGCATCACTTACTCAGCACATCAGAGATTGAGCTTGAAGACGAGAACGTAAATTTTCCTAACCTGCTATCTGCCATAATGATAGCAATCAAGAAGGATTTCATCTTCTCAAGCAACGAGATAGAATTATTTATTGATCAGCAAACAGCCCTCCCCCGATATATTAACCTGAATAGTGAACTTATGGATAAAGAAGCATTGGCTGAGGAATCGAAAGACCGATTAGAACCACCCGAACTTGATGAATATCTTGCACCATCAACATGGGAAACGCTTAACGACTTTTTCCATACCTATTTCGGAGGGTTGGCCAATGTACTGAGAGATGAACTGAGGAAATTTCGTTATATCGGTCCAATTCGCAAAACGCCGCCCAGGTTTTTTACTCCGTTGCGGACTGAAGAGGAAGCAAGATGGACGAGCGGCTTGGCTGCCTGGGATGTACTTAACAGGGCAGATGACGAGTTTATCCAAAAGACAAATACCTGGTTATCAAGCGAGAACAAACTAAACTCAGGTTATCGAATAGATATCAGGAAATACAAAGAGCTCGACACAGCGAGTTCACTCTGGTTATCTCTTACCAGTACGGAGCTTCTGTTTGATGATGAAGAAGCTATTGAACAAATTAAACGGCTGCCTGAAAAGAAAAAATTGTTTCTTCGAGATGAGACAAATGGCATAGAAGTGCTTCCTCAGGATGTCGGGATCGGCATCTCACAGGTGCTTCCTGTTATTGTTGTTGCCCTTCACTCAAACAGTGGCATCGTTGCTATCGAGCAGCCGGAACTACATATTCATCCAGCATTTCAGGTTGCATTAGGTGACCTCTTTATTTCTCAAGTAAAGGAGCAGGATGTCTGCTTTCTGCTAGAAACACATAGCGAGCATTTACTTTTGCGGATGCTTCGACGAATAAGAGAGACCAGTGAAGACGGCTTGCCAGTTGATGCCCCAGCGTGTTCTCCGGATTTGCTCTCTATCCATTTTGTTGAGCAGACAGATCAGGGAATGCGTATTACAAAATTAAATTTGGACAAAACAGGGGAATTCACAACAAAATGGCCAAGGGGTTTCTTCGGTGAGCGCACTAAGGAGCTCTTCTAA
- a CDS encoding restriction endonuclease subunit S yields MKSRYDTDSLGNYVKIRTGNLDANANDPKGIYPFFSCAVAPLRINSYSFDCECVLVAGNGDLNVKYYDGKFDAYQRTYVIESLDKARLSPRYLFHFLSIYVQKLREMSIGGVIKYIKLNYLTDAEIPLPPLDEQQRIAAILDKADSIRQRRQESICLTDEFLRSVFLDMFGDPITNPKRWPEVRLGDVIEGNPNNGIFRKNEEYGGDVPVVWVKELFAGYVIDTSSSVGLSPTAKEVEKYSLRRGDILFCRSSLKLGGIGYTNVYWGDNGKALFECHLIRVRPKPNIMNGVFYNFLLRQPGMRERIIKQSNTVTMSTIGQDQVRDIKHYLPPIALQEKFAACVLKLTEKQNRKDAFGKLTDQLFNSLSTRAFRGEL; encoded by the coding sequence ATGAAATCGCGATATGATACGGATAGCCTTGGAAATTATGTAAAGATTCGTACAGGCAATCTCGATGCTAACGCTAATGATCCAAAAGGAATTTATCCTTTTTTTAGCTGCGCCGTAGCGCCACTAAGAATAAATTCTTATAGTTTCGATTGTGAATGTGTTCTTGTTGCTGGGAATGGTGACCTTAATGTGAAATATTACGATGGTAAATTCGATGCATATCAACGAACCTATGTTATAGAATCCTTAGACAAAGCCAGACTCTCTCCAAGATATTTGTTTCATTTCTTATCTATTTATGTCCAGAAGCTCAGAGAAATGAGTATTGGTGGAGTAATCAAATATATAAAACTCAACTATCTTACTGATGCAGAAATCCCTCTCCCCCCTCTCGACGAACAGCAACGCATAGCCGCTATCCTCGACAAGGCTGACTCCATCCGTCAGAGGCGGCAGGAATCCATTTGCTTGACCGACGAATTTCTTCGCTCGGTCTTCCTCGACATGTTTGGCGACCCGATAACCAATCCAAAGAGGTGGCCAGAAGTCCGCTTAGGGGATGTTATTGAAGGGAATCCCAACAATGGCATTTTCAGAAAGAATGAGGAATATGGAGGTGATGTACCAGTTGTTTGGGTCAAGGAGCTTTTTGCTGGATATGTAATTGATACTTCAAGCTCAGTAGGATTGAGTCCAACAGCAAAAGAAGTCGAGAAATATTCACTACGACGTGGTGATATTCTTTTCTGCAGATCTTCACTCAAGCTCGGGGGCATCGGATATACAAATGTTTATTGGGGCGATAACGGCAAGGCTCTCTTTGAGTGTCATTTGATACGTGTGCGTCCAAAGCCGAACATAATGAATGGGGTCTTTTATAACTTTCTTCTGCGGCAGCCGGGCATGAGAGAAAGAATCATAAAGCAGTCCAACACAGTAACGATGAGCACCATTGGACAAGATCAAGTTCGAGATATAAAGCATTATTTGCCGCCGATAGCATTACAAGAGAAATTTGCAGCATGCGTTTTGAAGTTGACAGAAAAACAGAACCGCAAAGATGCTTTTGGGAAGCTAACAGATCAACTATTCAATTCCCTTAGCACTCGCGCTTTCCGAGGAGAACTGTAA